Below is a genomic region from Cryomorphaceae bacterium.
GTAGGCTGGCACCTGTCGAAAGACCTTCGAGCCAGTTCTGCTGTAGCGGCTTTGAAAATGGCCCTGAGAGCCAATCAGGATATTACCGGTAAGCTGATTCACCATTCTGACCGAGGTGTTCAATATTGCAGCGAGCAATACGTTAAAATCCTTAAAAGGCATCAGATCGACATTAGTATGACTAAGCCTGGCTCGCCTCAGCAAAATGCTATTGCGGAAAGGATAAACGGTATACTGAAGGAAGAATGGCTTTATGATGCCGCCTTTGAAAACCTTAAACAGGGCAAGAATGCCATCAAGAAAATCATTTCTGTTTATAACAGCTACCGTCCTCATAACAGTCTGGGTAATAAAACACCAGAACAAATACATGACTTAGGTTTTTCAAGGCATCAAGCCGTTCGCGTTATTGGTAAAACCTATACTTACAGAAAAAGGACAGCCTGTGTAGACCATCCTTTAGAAAGCAATAACGCTTACGGGCAAACGATTATTCCTCGGGCAGTTGCTCCTCAGCAGAGCTGCCTTCCGCTTGATCGTTGTACAGCAAAAAAAGTGATAGCAGATGAAAACACAAACAAAAGTTATTAACCTTGTCTTTAGACTTGCTATAAAAGTGTCAACTTATTTTAGGACGTGAGATTGATCCGAACTTTTAAAATCTTTCCACATATGCTTCTATTGTTTCAAAACCTTCCCACTCCAAACCACTTCACCACCCGTAACACACCGCAGCACATACATCCCTGCGGGCAGGTGGCCCATTTGTAGTATGTAAGTGGTAGCGCCAGGGTTAATGGTGGTGGTGCTGTGGTGGCGGCCGTGCATATCAT
It encodes:
- a CDS encoding IS3 family transposase codes for the protein MSYKTLCGLFGNTRQAYYKRLNFAEESLATEEIILGAVNRIRIRASTHRWGARKLKDLVNEELLPMGIRVGRDHLFDLLRENGMLVRRRKRKFFTTQSHHWLHKYDNLIQDMELTDANQLWVADITYVKSQGHVYYLYLITDAYSQKIVGWHLSKDLRASSAVAALKMALRANQDITGKLIHHSDRGVQYCSEQYVKILKRHQIDISMTKPGSPQQNAIAERINGILKEEWLYDAAFENLKQGKNAIKKIISVYNSYRPHNSLGNKTPEQIHDLGFSRHQAVRVIGKTYTYRKRTACVDHPLESNNAYGQTIIPRAVAPQQSCLPLDRCTAKKVIADENTNKSY